One genomic segment of Ricinus communis isolate WT05 ecotype wild-type chromosome 5, ASM1957865v1, whole genome shotgun sequence includes these proteins:
- the LOC8276582 gene encoding 50S ribosomal protein L24: protein MGWKAAEKLIRHWKVLRGDNVIIIRGKDKGETGIIKRVIRSQNRVIVEGKNLVKKHIKAGEGHEGGIFTVEAPLHASNVQVLDPVTGKPCKVGYRYLEDGTKVRVSRGIGASGSIIPRPEILKIRTTPRPTEAGPKDTPMDLVLERTYDAKTGKGMPDL, encoded by the exons ATGGGTTGGAAAGCAGCTGAAAAGCTAATCAGGCACTGGAAAGTACTGAGAGGAGATAAT GTAATCATAATCAGGGGAAAGGATAAAGGTGAGACTGGTATTATTAAGCGTGTCATTCGTTCTCAAAATCGAGTTATTGTCGAGGGAAAAAATCTG GTAAAAAAGCACATCAAGGCAGGTGAAGGTCATGAAGGTGGGATCTTCACAGTTGAAGCCCCACTGCATGCCTCAAATGTCCAAGTTCTTGATCCAGTCACCGG GAAACCTTGCAAGGTCGGATATAGATATCTAGAAGACGGTACCAAAGTAAGAGTCTCTAGAGGCATAGGAGCATCTGGGTCTATAATTCCGCGTCCTGAGATTTTAAAGATAAGGACAACTCCAAGACCTACAGAAG CTGGTCCTAAGGATACTCCAATGGATCTTGTATTGGAGAGGACATATGACGCCAAAACTGGGAAGGGCATGCCTGACCTTTGA